The DNA region GAGCAAGCCCTCCTCTCGCAGGGTGGTGAGGTCGATCAGGTACGGGTTCCCGGCGAAGGCGCTGAAGGCCTGGTAGGGGCTGTCCCCGTACCCGGTCGGCCCGAGCGGCATGACCTGCCAGTAGTGCTGCCGCGCCCCCGCCAGCCAGTCCACGAACTTCCGGGCGTGGGCGCCGAGTTCCCCGATGCCGTAGGGGCCGGGCAGGCTGGTGGGATGGAGCAGCACGCCGCTGGAGCGTTTGATCGTCATGAGAAGTCCTCCGTTGGGTGAGAGCGGGGGATAGAGTGGAAGTGATTCCAGAAAGCCGCTGTATTGTATCCGTTCCCACCGGGCGGGCAGGACCATTTCCGGCGGGCCGGGGCTTTCTGAAACAAGAGGAAAGACGGGAGGACGGGCCGTTCCCGGGTCCCGTCCCCCGCACCTCTCCGGGGCTCAGTCGTAGGTGACTTCGAGCACCTCGAACCTGGCGGTCCCCCTGGGCAGGGGCACGGTCACCGTCTGCCCGGGTCGCTTGCCGCTCAACGCCTTGCCGATAGGGCTGGCGTCGCTGATGCGGTTCTTGAGCACGTCCACCTCGTAGGTGCCCACGAGTTCGAACTGGCGCTCGACGCCCTTCTCGTCGCGCACACGCACCCTCGCGCCCAGGCCCGCGCCGCCCGCCGCGTCCTCGGCGACGATCTGGGCCCGTTCGAGCTGGTCCTCGATCTCCACGATGCGCGCCTCGTTCTCGCTCTGCTGCATCCGCGCCTCGTCATAAGCGGCACTCTCGCGCAGGTCGCCGTCGGCGATGGCCGAACCCATGTACTCGCTGATCTGCTCGCGCCGGGTGGTCTTGAGGTGGTCCAGCGTCTCGACCAGCTTGTCGTAGCCGCGCTGCGTCATGGGGATGCGCTGTTTGGTCATGGCGGCCCAGTATAGGGCAGGGGGGAGGGGCACTCATGCTCCCGTTCGCCACCCACCTCCCCGGGCCACGAGGATCAGGCCCGCGATGAGGCACACCACGGCGAGGCCCAGCAGAAAGCCCGCCGCCGCGTCAGCCTTCCAGAAGGTGCCGAGGACCAGGGAGAGAACCAGGGTGAGAAGCCCGGCGGTCAGGAGGAGGACGGCGCGCCGTTGGGCGTTCGCGGGTGTCATGGCCGAGGATACCCCGCGCCCGGACCCCGCCGTTCAGTACGCGATGCCCGCCTGATTGACCATCAGCCGGAACTCGTGGGGGCTGGTGGCGGCGTCGAGGGCTTCTTGCATCGTGATCAGGTGGTGGTGGTAGAGCCCCACGAGGTGCTGGTCGAAGGTCTGCATCCCCCGGATGTTGTCCTCGATCATCGCGTCCTTGATCAGCGGGGTCTTCTCCTCGTCCTTGACGTACTCGCGCACGAGGGGCGTGGCAAGCAGCACCTCGGTGCCGAGCACGCGCCCCAGGCCGTCCGCCCGTTTGAGCAGCCGCTGGCTCACGATGCCGACGAGCGACTCGGCGAGCAGCAGGCGAATCTGGGTGCGTTCGTAGGGGGCGAAGAGGTCGATGATGCGGTTGACCGACCGCACGGCGTCTTGCGTGTGCAGGGTGCTCAGGACGAGGTGCCCGGTCTGCGCGGCGGTGAGGGCCGCCTCCACCGTCTCCTTGTCGCGCATCTCGCCGATCATGATGACGTCGGGGTCCTGCCGCAGGGCGTACTTGAGGGCCGTGCGGAAGTCGCGCGTGTCCGCCCCGATCTCGCGCTGCACCACCAGGCTCTTGCGGTTGCGGTGCAGGATCTCGATGGGGTCTTCGAGGGTGATAATGTTGTACGCGTACGTGCGGTTGATGTGGTCGATCAGGGAGGCGAGCGTGGTCGTCTTGCCGCTCCCGGTGGGGCCGGTGACCAGGATCAGGCCCCGGGGCGCCGCCGCGAAGCCGTACATGACCTCGACGGGCAGGCCCAGGGCCTCGAAGCCGGGCACGGTGTCCGCTACGATCCGCATGACTACGCCGACCACCCCGCGCTGCCGGAACACGTTGCAGCGGAAGCGCGCGAGGCCGGAGACGCTGTACGCGAGGTCCA from Deinococcus aetherius includes:
- the greA gene encoding transcription elongation factor GreA, with amino-acid sequence MTKQRIPMTQRGYDKLVETLDHLKTTRREQISEYMGSAIADGDLRESAAYDEARMQQSENEARIVEIEDQLERAQIVAEDAAGGAGLGARVRVRDEKGVERQFELVGTYEVDVLKNRISDASPIGKALSGKRPGQTVTVPLPRGTARFEVLEVTYD
- a CDS encoding PilT/PilU family type 4a pilus ATPase; amino-acid sequence: MTLEDLLREMVTRRVSDVHLQVGSPPMGRVDGALVPFGAQPLTPVDTRALAQALLTPEQWDDFEYRNEVDLAYSVSGLARFRCNVFRQRGVVGVVMRIVADTVPGFEALGLPVEVMYGFAAAPRGLILVTGPTGSGKTTTLASLIDHINRTYAYNIITLEDPIEILHRNRKSLVVQREIGADTRDFRTALKYALRQDPDVIMIGEMRDKETVEAALTAAQTGHLVLSTLHTQDAVRSVNRIIDLFAPYERTQIRLLLAESLVGIVSQRLLKRADGLGRVLGTEVLLATPLVREYVKDEEKTPLIKDAMIEDNIRGMQTFDQHLVGLYHHHLITMQEALDAATSPHEFRLMVNQAGIAY